DNA sequence from the Methanofollis formosanus genome:
GTCACCGCCGCCGTCCCCCAGACCCCGTAGGCCGCGAAGGTCGCCAGGTCGGCCTGGATCCCGGCCCCGCCGCCCGAGTCGGAGCCCGCGATCGTCATGGCGCACGGAGAAGAGGAATACCGGATCATGATCTGAAGATGGGCACTTCGAGCAGAAGTAGGTGGCGCACTGCCATGGCGGAGACGCCGTGCCGGGTCAAGAACAATAAGGATGGTCACATCTCCAGATGCATCGGCTCCAGAGAAATGCCCTGGAGAACGATCTCCGCGTGGCAACCTCCCCTTCAGGTGCACCGATGGTGCCAGTGCCTTCCCGGCCCAATCCTCATCCAGAAAAAGAGAGATGCGATCCGGGCGCTCAAACCGCCTGCAAACGACCAGGACACGACAAATTAGATCACCGACACAATGAAATGATGAACACGATGGAAAAAGTAGGGAACGTGCTCCTCCAGGCGATCGTCATATTTCTTCTCATCTGTGGGCTCGGTTATGTCGTCGATGGGAACGTGAACTTGGTTCTTGCCATAGGAGTTCCGCTCGGCTTCTCAATCGCAGGCCTCCTCATCAAAAAACGGCATTGAAAAGGAGGAGGGCAGGCCCCGGCGCGTATGGAAGGGAAGTCGTGAGAATCAGGCATGCCGCCCACCAGAAAAATTCTCACCTGCCGTCTCATGCCATACCCTCATGACGACGATAGTCTGCGGGAGAGAGAGCAAGGATCTCCCCACCCAGAAGCGCTGCTCAAAACAACGTCCATCCGGCAGGCTTGAGAAAACAATTTGTCCCTCCTTCTCCTCCACCCTCAGGAAGAGACCGCAATCGCCTCACGGACGAGCAGGAGAAACCGCTCCTTCGGGAGGTCGGCCTGCTGGAGCACCGAGAGAAGCGTCCCCACCGGGAGGTCGCCGCGGCGCGGCACGACCACCAGGAGGCGACGGCCGCTCTCGTCGACGCGGGTGAGGGCGACCTGGCTCCCCCTGCTCCGTTTCGGTGCGAAGTCGAACCCGGCCCTCTTCAGCGCCCTGATGACCCGGTCGGAAGAGACCATCGAGAGGCGCGTCACTCCGCCACCTCGAAGGTCGTCGTGAACTTGCGCGGCGAGCGGAGTGCCGGGGCCATGTCGCCGTTCATGCCGAGCGCCTTGGCGTTCTCCAGATAGAGTTCAGCCGCCTCCCTGAGATGGGCGAGGGCACGGTCGGGCGTCTCGCCGCAACTCGCGACGCCGATCTCAGGACACTTCGAGACATAGACCCCGCCCTCCTCCCAGAG
Encoded proteins:
- a CDS encoding type II toxin-antitoxin system HicA family toxin, whose protein sequence is MTRLSMVSSDRVIRALKRAGFDFAPKRSRGSQVALTRVDESGRRLLVVVPRRGDLPVGTLLSVLQQADLPKERFLLLVREAIAVSS
- a CDS encoding type II toxin-antitoxin system HicB family antitoxin, which encodes MRRYTLTAALWEEGGVYVSKCPEIGVASCGETPDRALAHLREAAELYLENAKALGMNGDMAPALRSPRKFTTTFEVAE